A single Cucumis melo cultivar AY chromosome 4, USDA_Cmelo_AY_1.0, whole genome shotgun sequence DNA region contains:
- the LOC127148853 gene encoding protein-tyrosine-phosphatase IBR5-like: MDLANAGEVGKAPVANQVADVVSAKSSNTQENELGSKLGTGSKSNRDMTVPACQNLYKNSFTYHCLQYDKTLPFDDAVEFLEQCERDKARVLVHCMSGKNRSPAIVIAFLMKCKGWRLAQGYQWVKERRPSVELTECKYITHYPEFSVFFSNTKIFCHSILPKFVNNSV; the protein is encoded by the exons ATGGATTTAGCGAATGCGGGCGAGGTTGGCAAGGCTCCGGTGGCTAATCAAGTAGCTGATGTTGTTTCTGCTAAATCTAGCAATACCCAAGAGAATGAATTGGGTTCAAAGTTGGGGACAGGAAGCAAAAGCAATAGGGATATG ACTGTGCCTGCTTGCCAAAATCTCTACAAGAACTCCTTCACGTATCACTGTCTCCAATATGATAAGACTTTACCTTTTGATGACGCAGTTGAATTTCTAG AGCAATGTGAAAGAGACAAGGCTCGGGTTCTGGTGCACTGCATGTCAGGAAAAAATAG GTCTCCAGCTATTGTTATAGCATTCTTGATGAAATGTAAAGGTTGGAGACTTGCTCAGGGTTATCAATGGGTGAAAGAACGGAGGCCGTCTGTTGAGTTAACTGAATGTAAGTATATCACACATTATCCTGAATTTTCTGTCTTCTTTTCAAATACGAAAATTTTCTGCCATTCAATTCTCCCTAAATTTGTGAATAATTCAGTCTAA
- the LOC103503926 gene encoding mannan endo-1,4-beta-mannosidase 7-like, translating into MKLGISIFILLFLPLVLLAKADDGFVRTKGQQLILNGTPFYANGFNAYWLMYFASDPSQKPKVSSAFQQAVDHGLSIGRTWAFNDGGYSPLQYSPGQYNEKMFQGLDFVVAEARKYGMKLILSLVNNYESMGGKKQYVEWARSQGQAISSEDEFFTNPVVKGFYKNHIKSILTRVNSITGVAYKDDPTIMAWELMNEVRCPSDPSGNTIQAWIKEMASYLKSIDGKHLLEAGLEGFYGQSKYQWNPNFQVGTDFIANNQIPEIDFATVHSYPDQWLSGSSYENQLSFLNTWLNDHIQDAQNILHKPVLFAEFGKSIKYSGADQRDQLFNAVYSAVYSSARGGGAAIGGMFWQLLVEGMDSFRDGYEVVLSESPSTANLITQESRRLIHIRRMYAKLRNIEKWKRAKEMKKAQWEASRGGNNSPGN; encoded by the exons ATGAAGCTTGGGATTTCCattttcattcttctttttctaccTTTAGTCCTTCTAGCAAAAGCAGATGATGGGTTTGTAAGAACTAAAGGGCAACAACTGATTCTCAATGGAACTCCATTTTACGCCAATGGGTTCAATGCCTATTGGTTAATGTACTTCGCTTCAGACCCATCACAGAAACCCAAAGTCTCCTCTGCTTTTCAACAAGCCGTCGATCACGGTCTCTCCATCGGAAGAACTTGGGCCTTCAACGATGGCGGATATAGCCCCTTGCAGTATTCTCCAGGACAATACAATGAGAAGATGTTccag GGATTGGATTTTGTGGTAGCGGAAGCAAGGAAATATGGGATGAAACTGATACTGAGTTTGGTGAATAATTATGAAAGTATGGGAGGGAAAAAACAGTACGTGGAATGGGCGAGAAGCCAGGGGCAGGCTATTTCTTCTGAGGATGAGTTCTTCACTAATCCTGTTGTGAAAGGGTTCTACAAGAACCATATtaag AGCATCTTGACAAGAGTCAATAGCATTACTGGAGTAGCTTATAAGGATGATCCAACAATAATGGCTTGGGAACTTATGAACGAGGTGAGGTGCCCTTCAGATCCTTCAGGAAACACCATTCAG GCGTGGATTAAAGAAATGGCATCATATTTGAAATCAATAGATGGGAAACACCTATTAGAAGCTGGTTTAGAAGGTTTCTATGGGCAATCAAAGTATCAATGGAATCCAAACTTTCAAGTGGGAACAGATTTCATTGCAAACAATCAAATACCTGAAATTGACTTTGCTACTGTCCATTCATATCCTGACCAATG GTTATCTGGTTCTAGTTATGAGAATCAGCTCTCATTCCTCAACACTTGGCTTAATGATCACATCCAAGATGCACAGAACATTCTGCATAAGCCTGTTCTTTTTGCTGAGTTTGGAAAATCTATAAAGTATTCTGGCGCTGATCAAAGGGATCAGCTTTTCAATGCTGTTTACTCTGCTGTGTATTCGTCTGCTCGAGGGGGTGGTGCAGCCATCGGTGGAATGTTCTGGCAACTTCTAGTTGAAGGGATGGATTCTTTTCGAGATGGGTATGAAGTGGTACTAAGCGAGAGCCCCTCGACTGCAAATTTGATCACCCAGGAGTCTAGAAGGCTGATTCACATCAGAAGGATGTATGCCAAACTCAGAAACATTGAGAAGTGGAAGAGAGCAAAGGAGATGAAAAAGGCACAGTGGGAGGCCTCAAGGGGGGGCAACAATAGTCCTGGAAATTAA
- the MLF2 gene encoding myeloid leukemia factor 2 (The RefSeq protein has 8 substitutions, 9 frameshifts, 2 non-frameshifting indels compared to this genomic sequence), which produces MHKISSQEKNQCFGFWGDSSLGRNGRWKQIQRNASSRNNSDSSSSSRARSLHPELLILFSCSEVNEETTTLQAPIFEAPRADPKKVASIILGGGAGTRLFPLTSQRAKPAVPIGGCYRLIDIPMSNCINSGIEKISSNAVNSFSLNRHLARIYNFGNGVNFGDGFVEVLAATQTSGETGKKWFQGTADAVRPFIWLFEDAQTKNVEHTLILSGDHLYRMDYMDFVQRHIDTNADITVSCIPMDDSRASDYGLMKIDDTGRIIHFSEKPKGSDLEEMQVDTAVLGLSDEDARKNPYIASMGVYIFRTDLLLKLLTWSYPACNDFGSEIIPAAVKDYKVQAYLFNDYWEDIGTVKSFFDANLALTEQPPKFEFYDPKTPFYTSPRSCPPSKVEKCRIVDAIISHGCFLRECTVEPLIVGVRSRLEYGVELKDTMMMGAYYYQTESEIASLLAEGKIPIGIGENTKIRNCIIDKNAKIGRNVVIANTDDVQEADRPEEGFYIRSGITVTLKNATIKDGTII; this is translated from the exons ATGCCATTTAGAATCAGTAGTCAGTGTGTTAAGAATCAATGCTTTGGGTTTTGGGGAGACAGTAGTCTTGGAAGAAACGGAAGGTGGAAACAGATACAGAGGAATGCCTCCTCGCGGAACAATtctgattcttcttcttctagcAGGGCTA GAAGCTTGCACCCGGAGTTGCTTATTCTGTTCTCAT CAGAAGTTAATGAGGAAACAACG ACTTTACAGGCCCCTATATTTGAAGCTCCAAGAGCTGATCCGAAAAAGGTTGCTTCTATTATACTGGGTGGAGGTGCTGGAACTCGTTTGTTTCCTCTTACCAGTCAGCGAGCCAAACCAGCG GTTCCTATTGGAGGTTGTTATAGGTTGATCGACATACCCATGAGTAACTGCATCAATAGTGGCATCGAAAAGATAT CGTC TAACGCAGTT AACTCATTTTCTCTCAATCGTCACCTTGCTCGTATTTATAATTTTGGTAATGGAGTCAATTTTGGCGATGGATTCGTGGAG GTTCTAGCTGCCACTCAGACTTCGGGTGAAACTGGAAAAAAATGGTTCCAAGGAACTGCTGATGCTGTCAGGCAATTTATATGGTTATTTGAG GATGCTAAGACCAAAAATGTTGAGCACACTCTAATTTTGTCTGGCGATCACCTTTACCGGATGGACTACATGGATTTTGTGCAG AGACATATTGACACAAATGCAGATATTACTGTTTCATGCATACCCATGGATGATAG CCGAGCATCAGATTACGGTCTCATGAAAATAGATGATACAGGACGTATTATACATTTTTCAGAGAAACCAAAGGGATCTGACCTGGAAGCAATG CAAGTTGACACTACAGTTCTAGGACTTTCAGATGAAGATGCTAGAAAAAATCCTTATATTGCTTCAATGGGAGTCTACATATTCAGAACAGATCTTCTATTAAAGCTTTTGACATGGAGTTATCCTGCGTGCAATGACTTTGGCTCAGAAATTATTCCTGCGGCTGTTAAAGACTACAAAGTTCAA GCATATCTATTCAATGACTACTGGGAGGACATTGGAACagtaaaatcattttttgatgcCAACTTAGCACTAACGGAGCAG CCCCCAAAATTTGAGTTCTATGATCCCAAGACTCCATTTTATACCTCACCTAGAT CTTGCCC TTCTAAAGTTGAAAAATGCAGG ATTGTAGATGCAATTATCTCCCACGGTTGCTTCCTCCGAGAGTGTACTGTTGAACACTCTATTGTTGGCGTGCGCTCTCGACTGGAGTATGGTGTGGAGCTTAAG GATACCATGATGATGGGTGCGGACTACTACCAGACGGAATCTGAAATTGCATCTCTCCTTGCTGAAGGAAAGATCCCAATTGGCATTGGAGAGAACACCAAAATCAG GAATTGCATAATTGACAAGAATGCCAAGATCGGAAGAAATGTGGTTATTGCAAATACTGAT GACGTTCAAGAAGCAGATAGACCAGAAGAAGGTTTTTATATAAGGTCCGGTATCACAGTCACGTTGAAGAATGCAACAATAAAAGATGGAACCATTATTTAA
- the LOC127148833 gene encoding zinc finger BED domain-containing protein RICESLEEPER 2-like gives MIIRMTSFSVDETSNQSCSSPVLGKRKPVKPPSSVWEHFIKVEGCDPKYPRAACKHCGASYACDSKRNGTTNLKRHLEKCKMYVNPLEDNVEGEGDSESNLMTASFTQENCRKMLARMVILDELPFKFVESEGFHQFCRTLNPKFVIPSRVTVAKDCFQMYMKEKKKLKNALTRSGQRVCLTTDTWTSVQNINYMVITAHFIDDDWNLHKRILNFCQVANHKGDTIGRAIEKCLEGWGIDRLFTVTVDNASSNDVAIAYLVKKFKGRNGLVLDGEFIHIRCCAHILNLIVSDALKDLHVSIIRIRNAVKYVRSSPARLQIFKDFAKEDKMSTKNCLTMDVPTRWNSTFTMLDGAIKCQKTFERLEEHDPSYLPKDDIPTTEDWDNAKVFVKFLKTFSEVTMKFSASMSVTSNIFFHELCLIQEIIREYSSYENALLSQMTLSMQTKFNKYWGITTSEKTNLLLYVSVVLDPRYKLAYVNYCFNEFLEEDCAKIWTNKVEEAFRRLCDDYYMRMSKEKYSQTQSCTPIEGFGFQSQSEIPSISSSGSYKARATVHDRFKQSNKTCLDDAKTEVTRYLDEARIDCMGDEYLDLLTWWKVNASRFKIISQVARDIYSIPISTVPSESAFSTGGRVLDSFRSSLTPQTAEALICAQNWIQSKPLDDMTEEIDGAEEIDEEFINIGKEMEAAFENLNNDSMSLEAQ, from the exons atgatTATTAGGATGACTTCATTCTCGGTAGACGAGACTTCAAATCAGAGTTGTTCTAGTCCAgtgttaggaaaaagaaaaccggTTAAACCACCATCATCGGTATGGgaacattttataaaagtagaaggatgtgatcctaaatatcCTAGGGCTGCTTGTAAACATTGTGGGGCTTCATATGCTTGTGATTCCAAAAGAAATGGTACCACTAATTTAAAAAGACATTTAGAGAAATGTAAGATGTATGTAAATCCATTGGAAGATAATGTTGAAGGAGagggagattctgaaagtaATTTGATGACTGCATCATTCACTCaagaaaattgtagaaaaatgCTTGCTAGGATGGTTATCTTGGATGAATTGCCATTTAAGTTCGTAGAAAGTGAAGGGTTTCACCAATTTTGTCGGACATTAAATCCAAAGTTTGTGATTCCATCAAGAGTAACCGTTGCAAAagattgttttcaaatgtatatgaaggagaaaaaaaagttaaaaaatgcaTTAACTCGAAGTGGCCAAAGAGTTTGTTTAACAACGGATACGTGGACTTCTgtgcaaaatattaattatatggttataacggctcatttcattgatgatgattggaacttgcacaaaagaattttgaacttttgtcaaGTAGCTAATCATAAAGGAGATACCATAGGTAGAGCCATTGAAAAGTGCTTAGAAGGTTGGGGTATTGATAGGCTCTTTACTGTAACGGTTGATAATGCGAGTTCAAATGATGTAGCCATTGCCTACttggttaaaaagtttaaaggcAGAAATGGGTTGGTGTTGGATGGTGAATTTATTCACATTAGATGTTGTGCTcatattcttaatttaattgttagtgATGCCTTAAAAGATTTGCATGTGTCTATCATTCGAATCAGAAATGCTGTGAAGTATGTTAGGTCATCTCCTGCTAGATTGcaaatatttaaagattttgCTAAAGAAGATAAGATGTCAACAAAAAATTGTCTTACAATGGATGTTCCGACACGATGGAATTCTACTTTTACTATGTTGGATGGAGCAATTAAGTGTCAAAAGACTTTTGAAAGATTGGAGGAGCATGACCCTAGTTATTTGCCAAAGGATGATATTCCTACTACTGAAGATTGGGATAATGCCAAAGTGTTTGTAAAGTTCCTAAAGACTTTTTCAGAGGTAACAATGAAGTTTTCTGCATCTATGTCTGTGacttcaaatatattttttcatgaaCTTTGTTTGATCCAAGAAATAATTCGTGAATACTCATCGTATGAGAATGCATTATTGAGTCAAATGACATTAAGCATGCAGACAAAATTCAACAAGTATTGGGGTATAACTACAAGTGAGAAGACCAATTTATTATTGTATGTTTCTGTAGTTCTTGACCCTAGGTACAAGCTAGCTTATgtgaattattgttttaatgaatttttggaGGAAGATTGTGCAAAAATATGGACAAATAAGGTTGAAGAAGCATTTCGTCGATTGTGTGATGATTATTATATGagaatgtcaaaagaaaaatattcgcAAACACAATCATGTACACCTATCGAAGGATTTGGCTTTCAAAGTCAAAGTGAAATACCTTCTATCTCATCTAGTGGATCTTACAAGGCACGTGCTACTGTTCATGATAGATTTAAACAAAGTAACAAAACATGTCTAGATGATGCTAAAACAGAGGTGACTCGTTATCTGGATGAGGCTCGTATAGATTGTATGGGCGATGAATATTTAGATTTGCTAACTTGGTGGAAGGTGAATGCCTCTCGATTTAAGATCATTAGCCAAGTAGCTAGGGACATCTACAGTATTCCTATATCAACTGTGCCTTCTGAGTCCGCCTTTAGCACTGGAGGACGGGTGTTAGATTCTTTTCGAAGTTCTTTAACTCCTCAAACTGCAGAGGCACTCATTTGTGCTCAGAATTGGATTCAGTCTAAACCTTTGGATGACATGACTGAAGAAATTGACGGGGCtgaagaaattgatgaag AATTCATAAACATAGGAAAGGAGATGGAAGCTGCATTTGAGAATTTGAATAATGACTCTATG AGTCTTGAAGCTCAATGA